A DNA window from candidate division WOR-3 bacterium contains the following coding sequences:
- a CDS encoding YifB family Mg chelatase-like AAA ATPase, which produces MLSKVFSAGILGIDAYQVEVETDLAMGIPSFTIVGLPDPAVKESQHRVTTAIRNSGFPFPLRKITVNLAPADIKKEGASFDLPIACGILSAFNIIRGTSLSNFLLAGELALDGRLRPIRGAICLATLCREKEFQGFILPKDNAREAALATNLPVFPAENLQQVVLFLNGEETMEPIRVEKEKIFEEAQDYYVDFSDVKGQEHAKRALEIAAAGGHNVLMLGPPGTGKTMLARRMPTILPPLEWEEALETTKIYSVHGSLEPGQAIVATRPFRSPHHTSSEAGMIGGGVFPKPGEVSLAHNGVLFLDELPEFHRDVLESLRQPLEDGFVVIGRAKMSITYPARFLLLASMNPCPCGYFSDPLRECTCTPYQIARYRKKISGPLLDRFDIHIQVPSLKFEEIVKKESGESSASIRERVIKARKRQVERFQKLRRKKRIFANSQMETNEIRRFCPVGRESENLLRNAIEKFGLSARAYDRILKVARTIADLAEEEEIKPIHIAEAIQYRSFDRSNW; this is translated from the coding sequence ATGCTTTCTAAGGTTTTTTCTGCTGGGATTTTGGGGATTGATGCCTACCAAGTGGAGGTGGAGACCGATCTGGCGATGGGCATTCCTTCCTTTACCATCGTTGGTCTCCCAGATCCCGCGGTGAAGGAATCCCAACATCGGGTAACGACCGCCATTCGGAATTCGGGTTTCCCTTTCCCTTTAAGGAAAATTACGGTCAATTTAGCGCCCGCGGACATTAAAAAAGAAGGGGCTTCTTTTGACTTACCAATCGCCTGTGGTATCCTCTCCGCCTTTAATATCATCCGAGGAACTTCCCTTTCCAATTTTCTTTTGGCGGGGGAATTGGCTCTAGATGGTCGGCTCCGACCAATCCGGGGCGCAATCTGTCTTGCCACTCTCTGCCGGGAGAAGGAATTTCAAGGTTTTATCCTGCCTAAGGATAATGCCCGAGAAGCGGCATTAGCTACAAACCTTCCAGTATTTCCTGCGGAGAATTTGCAGCAGGTTGTTCTTTTCTTAAATGGAGAGGAGACGATGGAACCAATTAGGGTTGAGAAAGAAAAGATTTTTGAGGAGGCGCAGGATTATTATGTTGACTTTTCCGATGTGAAAGGGCAAGAGCATGCGAAGAGGGCGTTGGAGATAGCCGCGGCAGGTGGTCATAATGTTTTGATGTTAGGACCACCCGGGACCGGAAAGACGATGCTCGCCCGGAGGATGCCAACCATCTTGCCTCCTTTGGAATGGGAAGAGGCATTGGAGACGACAAAGATCTATTCGGTTCATGGCAGTTTAGAACCGGGTCAGGCGATTGTTGCTACCCGACCCTTCCGCTCTCCCCATCATACCTCTTCTGAGGCGGGAATGATTGGCGGTGGTGTCTTTCCTAAACCGGGGGAGGTATCATTAGCCCATAACGGGGTGCTCTTTTTAGACGAATTGCCGGAGTTCCACCGGGATGTCTTAGAGTCTTTGAGGCAACCCTTAGAGGATGGTTTCGTAGTCATCGGCCGAGCGAAGATGAGCATCACCTATCCGGCCCGTTTTCTCCTCTTGGCTTCTATGAATCCCTGTCCCTGTGGTTATTTTTCTGACCCGCTGCGGGAATGCACCTGCACCCCTTATCAGATCGCCCGCTATCGCAAAAAGATTTCCGGTCCTCTTTTAGACCGATTTGATATCCATATCCAGGTTCCTTCCTTGAAGTTTGAAGAGATTGTGAAAAAGGAATCCGGAGAGTCTTCCGCCTCCATTCGGGAAAGGGTGATTAAAGCCAGGAAGAGACAGGTTGAGCGGTTTCAAAAGCTAAGAAGGAAGAAAAGAATTTTTGCCAATTCCCAGATGGAGACAAACGAGATAAGACGTTTCTGCCCAGTGGGCAGGGAATCGGAGAATCTATTAAGGAACGCCATTGAGAAGTTTGGCCTTTCCGCCCGGGCATACGACCGGATCTTAAAAGTTGCCCGGACGATTGCCGATTTGGCGGAGGAGGAAGAGATAAAACCAATTCACATTGCGGAGGCGATACAGTATCGGAGTTTTGATCGGTCTAATTGGTAA
- a CDS encoding ribosome maturation factor RimP — MLNEKIKEIIDEVCQTFGLLLYDLEYDMKTLRVYIDTLDKKDTVTIETCARFSEALSLRLDLLDLIDHPYTLEVSSPGVERKLKEPWHFKAVLGRRVQIIFSREGKTEFLVGELLTADEEKIGVLDERNRKLEIKYSDIKTAQLKVSSKELFQGREDE, encoded by the coding sequence ATGCTAAATGAGAAGATTAAAGAGATAATTGATGAAGTCTGTCAAACCTTTGGGCTCTTGCTTTACGATTTAGAGTACGATATGAAGACATTAAGGGTCTATATTGATACTTTAGATAAAAAGGATACCGTGACGATCGAGACCTGTGCCCGCTTCTCCGAAGCCCTCTCTTTAAGATTGGACCTTTTAGACTTAATTGACCATCCTTATACCTTGGAAGTCTCCTCCCCGGGCGTGGAGAGAAAATTGAAGGAGCCGTGGCATTTTAAGGCGGTTTTAGGGAGACGGGTCCAGATTATCTTCTCCCGGGAAGGGAAGACAGAGTTCCTGGTTGGTGAACTGCTGACGGCGGATGAGGAGAAGATTGGGGTATTGGACGAGAGGAATCGGAAATTGGAGATAAAATACTCGGATATTAAGACTGCCCAATTAAAGGTTTCCTCAAAGGAGTTATTCCAGGGGAGAGAAGATGAGTAA
- the nusA gene encoding transcription termination factor NusA, which yields MSKEIATMLAQLARVRNVDIVYVVETLRSALISGLRRKFGEKVEPEVEINPETGEMRIFLRKVVTETVSDPFTEISLEEAQKIFPEAKLGEMVKVELPTSEISRSVVMWANDELTRRLREAEKVKLFKEYQDKLKKIVTGTIHKITEKEIIVNLGVVEGILLPKDQLKNDSYRQGQPIKAYVYKVEKTPVGPKIYLSRSHPDFLRRLLEKEVPEIKSGVVKIQGIVRGDGRAKVAVVSTDDKIDPVGACVGFRRQRIENIVKELSGEKVDIIHWSRDPKIFISRALGPAKVIDVFKEEDSWTVICSDKDFPIAIGKSGQNVHLASKLVGAKITVIRESDYKNRLIMEKAKKFPLREFPIPKNILDRLLEVQVLTAFDLLSPLVEDLAQRTGLEVESLEALRKEVRERLAEEVGSE from the coding sequence ATGAGTAAGGAAATTGCCACTATGTTAGCTCAATTAGCTCGGGTAAGGAATGTGGATATTGTTTACGTGGTGGAAACCCTCCGTTCGGCGCTCATCTCTGGGTTGAGGAGAAAATTTGGAGAGAAGGTGGAGCCGGAGGTGGAGATTAATCCCGAGACTGGGGAGATGAGAATCTTTTTAAGAAAAGTTGTCACCGAGACCGTTTCTGACCCTTTTACCGAAATCTCTTTAGAAGAAGCCCAGAAAATTTTCCCCGAAGCGAAGTTGGGTGAGATGGTAAAAGTGGAGTTGCCCACTTCCGAAATTAGCCGTTCCGTAGTGATGTGGGCGAATGACGAATTGACCCGACGCCTTCGGGAGGCGGAGAAGGTAAAATTATTTAAGGAATATCAAGATAAACTGAAAAAGATCGTAACCGGGACGATTCATAAGATAACGGAGAAGGAGATCATCGTCAATTTGGGGGTGGTGGAGGGGATCCTTCTACCTAAAGACCAACTAAAAAACGATAGTTATCGGCAGGGGCAACCGATAAAGGCTTATGTCTACAAAGTGGAGAAGACCCCGGTGGGCCCAAAGATTTATTTGTCAAGAAGTCATCCGGACTTTTTACGTCGGCTCTTAGAGAAAGAGGTGCCGGAGATTAAAAGCGGGGTAGTTAAGATTCAAGGGATTGTCCGGGGTGACGGGCGGGCAAAGGTGGCGGTTGTATCTACGGATGATAAGATTGATCCGGTTGGTGCCTGTGTCGGTTTTCGCCGGCAGAGGATAGAAAATATCGTTAAGGAACTCTCGGGGGAAAAGGTTGACATCATCCACTGGTCGCGTGACCCTAAGATCTTTATCAGCCGGGCTTTAGGACCGGCTAAGGTGATAGATGTGTTTAAGGAGGAGGACTCTTGGACGGTCATCTGTTCCGACAAAGACTTTCCAATCGCCATCGGTAAATCCGGGCAGAATGTTCATCTCGCTAGTAAATTGGTTGGGGCAAAGATTACCGTGATCCGAGAATCGGATTATAAGAATCGGCTCATTATGGAAAAGGCGAAAAAGTTTCCCCTTCGGGAATTTCCCATCCCGAAAAATATCTTAGACCGGCTTTTAGAGGTGCAAGTCCTAACTGCCTTTGATTTACTCTCACCACTCGTGGAAGATTTGGCTCAGAGGACGGGTTTGGAGGTAGAATCGTTGGAAGCCCTGAGAAAAGAAGTGAGGGAAAGATTGGCGGAAGAAGTAGGTTCTGAATAG